A section of the Felis catus isolate Fca126 chromosome B2, F.catus_Fca126_mat1.0, whole genome shotgun sequence genome encodes:
- the LOC109500042 gene encoding uncharacterized protein LOC109500042 isoform X1, producing the protein MKGICRTTASPWVTLGDSRHRAATVGRQTCRLKTATRTLGLCDVVDRIMGPQKMSCPGPQDLTHPGLLTSGAAGKEGYLTPPESLRVPGRVPGAAGEAPRKWRQKAVDVRVCARLACGHGPLSNGPNGKKKLGRRAADKSLASCFACVSRTGGRRPGGCAENGDSGDTPGTPTPGPPASPATQPSTCPAGTHPITRPGSVWSARTHTCTHTLVQGTRKHTICSGARAHTQAARARRGTCVPPTSSRRGPDGHPVPPPQGEATFQPQGPQPGRSEGAAGVRSVPADDNWQRHGQSPNYRSARKILHFIKLMFIQKNLFRKSGKRNKYLYSGRPSPT; encoded by the exons ATGAAAGGTATCTGCAGGACCACTGCAAGTCCTTGGGTGACACTCGGGGACAGCAGACACAGAGCCGCTACTGTTGGGAG ACAAACATGCAGACTGAAGACGGCAACACGGACTCTCGGTCTGTGTGATGTGGTGGACAGGATAATGGGCCCTCAGAAGATGTCGTGTCCTGGTCCCCAGGACCT GACCCACCCGGGACTTCTCACCTCTGGAGCAGCTGGGAAGGAAGGCTATTTGACGCCACCAG AGAGCCTGAGGGTTCCGGGAAGAGTTCCTGGTGCTGCTGGGGAGGCACCTCGGAAGTGGCGGCAGAAAGCTGTGGACGTCCGCGTGTGTGCGCGCCTCGCTTGCGGACACGGGCCGCTCAGCAATGGACCAAACGGGAAGAAGAAATTAGGTCGGAGAGCGGCGGACAAGAGCCTAGCTTCTTGTTTTGCTTGTGTGTCAAGGACAGGCGGGAGGAGGCCGGGTGGCTGTGCAGAGAACGGGGACAGCGGGGACACCCCcggcacccccaccccggggccacCTGCCTCGCCGGCCACACAGCCGTCCACGTGTCCGGCCGGCACCCACCCCATCACTAGGCCAGGTTCCGTGTggagtgcacgcacacacacatgcacgcatacaCTTGTACAAGGCACACGTAAGCACACAATCTGCTCGGGCGCACGTGCTCACACACAAGCCGCACGCGCACGCAGAGGCACCTGCGTGCCCCCCACCAGCTCTCGACGCGGCCCGGACGGCCATCCCGTCCCGCCCCCCCAAGGGGAAGCCACCTTCCAGCCGCAGGGGCCACAGCCGGGACGGAGCGAGGGGGCAGCAGGGGTGAGAAGCGTACCCGCCGACGATAATTGGCAACGACACGGACAGTCCCCAAATTACCGCTCTGCTAGAAAAATATTACACTTCATAAAACTCATGTTTATTCAAAAAAATCTATTCAGAAAGTCTGGAAAGCGTAATAAATATCTGTATAGTGGCCGCCCATCTCCAACATAA
- the LOC109500042 gene encoding uncharacterized protein LOC109500042 isoform X2 encodes MKGICRTTASPWVTLGDSRHRAATVGRTHPGLLTSGAAGKEGYLTPPESLRVPGRVPGAAGEAPRKWRQKAVDVRVCARLACGHGPLSNGPNGKKKLGRRAADKSLASCFACVSRTGGRRPGGCAENGDSGDTPGTPTPGPPASPATQPSTCPAGTHPITRPGSVWSARTHTCTHTLVQGTRKHTICSGARAHTQAARARRGTCVPPTSSRRGPDGHPVPPPQGEATFQPQGPQPGRSEGAAGVRSVPADDNWQRHGQSPNYRSARKILHFIKLMFIQKNLFRKSGKRNKYLYSGRPSPT; translated from the exons ATGAAAGGTATCTGCAGGACCACTGCAAGTCCTTGGGTGACACTCGGGGACAGCAGACACAGAGCCGCTACTGTTGGGAG GACCCACCCGGGACTTCTCACCTCTGGAGCAGCTGGGAAGGAAGGCTATTTGACGCCACCAG AGAGCCTGAGGGTTCCGGGAAGAGTTCCTGGTGCTGCTGGGGAGGCACCTCGGAAGTGGCGGCAGAAAGCTGTGGACGTCCGCGTGTGTGCGCGCCTCGCTTGCGGACACGGGCCGCTCAGCAATGGACCAAACGGGAAGAAGAAATTAGGTCGGAGAGCGGCGGACAAGAGCCTAGCTTCTTGTTTTGCTTGTGTGTCAAGGACAGGCGGGAGGAGGCCGGGTGGCTGTGCAGAGAACGGGGACAGCGGGGACACCCCcggcacccccaccccggggccacCTGCCTCGCCGGCCACACAGCCGTCCACGTGTCCGGCCGGCACCCACCCCATCACTAGGCCAGGTTCCGTGTggagtgcacgcacacacacatgcacgcatacaCTTGTACAAGGCACACGTAAGCACACAATCTGCTCGGGCGCACGTGCTCACACACAAGCCGCACGCGCACGCAGAGGCACCTGCGTGCCCCCCACCAGCTCTCGACGCGGCCCGGACGGCCATCCCGTCCCGCCCCCCCAAGGGGAAGCCACCTTCCAGCCGCAGGGGCCACAGCCGGGACGGAGCGAGGGGGCAGCAGGGGTGAGAAGCGTACCCGCCGACGATAATTGGCAACGACACGGACAGTCCCCAAATTACCGCTCTGCTAGAAAAATATTACACTTCATAAAACTCATGTTTATTCAAAAAAATCTATTCAGAAAGTCTGGAAAGCGTAATAAATATCTGTATAGTGGCCGCCCATCTCCAACATAA